The Corallococcus caeni genome includes a region encoding these proteins:
- a CDS encoding beta-ketoacyl synthase N-terminal-like domain-containing protein, whose protein sequence is MSADTNIDAQAIAIVGMAGRFPGAPDLASFWKNLRDGVESIQPVPDAELEKLGVDPVLRKDPRHVKASAALAGMELFDAGFFGFTPREAELMDPQHRVFLECAWEALEKAGHTPEGFDGSIGVFAGAATNTYLVFHLVPNFDQLSGMDQVQIDVNNGGDFLATRVAYKLNLRGPSYSITSACSTSLVATHAACQSLLNEECDLALAGGVSVHVKHPEGYPFVPGGIVSPDGHCRAFDAKAEGTVFGSGVGVVVLKRLADAIQDGDHIHAIIKGSAINNDGALKVGFTAPSVEGQATVITEALGAAGVAPETIGYLETHGTGTKMGDPIEVRALNKAFKFRSAAAKAAPPKIPVGSLKSNIGHLANAAGVSSLIKAVMTLENRQIPPSLHVSEVNPEIPFAGGPFFVNTKLTDWQANPKHPRRAGVSSFGVGGTNAHVVLEEAPALPPSGASRPAQLLVLSAKSDAALDAATKNLAAHLKAHPAQALADVAFTLQTGRQAMAKRRVLVCRDRDDAMAALDVEGSPRLWTQTPDVHERPVAFLFPGQGSQYVGMARDLYASEPTFKRHLDACADKLTPHLGVDLRTVLFPEASKAEAATQALTRTELTQPALFAVEYALAKLWMAWGVKPSAMLGHSIGEYVAACLAGVFTLDDALALVAARGKLMQSLPAGSMLSAKLEESALKPLLPSSVSVAAVNAPGFTVVAGPTDAVDALQAKLEGLGVEVSRLHTSHAFHSAMMDPILAPFTARVRQVKLSAPTLPFLSNVTGTWIEAAQATDPDYWATHLRQAVRFSAGLQELSRKWPQAALLEVGPGTVLTTLSKQQPGAEGRVLVSSTRHPREQTPDLQVLLGALGRLWLGGVTVDWKGFAANEQRRRVPLPTYPFQRERYWIDAKPLGAGARADAPASLAKRADVADWFYAPSWKLSPLPKAKDVAGAGWLVLADDTGVAEALAPKLGGDVFRVVPGARFEQRPDGTFTVDPARREDFCGVLEALKKQGRAFSNVVHLWSLSREPALTEKALDLGFHSQLFLARALSETGHLEPLTWSVVASRSARVEQADSQLPEQALLVGPTRVLPQEYPNLACRFVDVVPGDAGAVADRLAAELRAEARDAVVALRGRQRWVQTFEPVRLEAAGAQVLRDGGAYLITDGLTGIGHALASELATAHRAKLTLVETADFPSRGQWTAWVEKHGVQDAVSRRIQRALALERTGVEMLVLPAALTDVESMRGVVDTAVARFGRIDGVIHAAGGMQGATLGTIAETGPEECAWHFRPQVHGVRVLAEVLPKEGPAFCLLVSSLSSVLGGLGQVAQASASAFMDAFAEARTEGFAYPWLSVDWDAWQFADAQAMAELSPTLAQFAIQPAEGLEALRRALSHGEGQLAVSTGSLAARQRQGPRATKAEKGKKDAAKGNKHARPSILTPYAAPRTELEKTVAGIWEQVLGIDGIGINDNFFELGGHSLLATQLRNHIHAVLKVDLSLRGLFETPTVAGVAGRVEQELGKRAASTEKPIAERLRTAFPTERPALLTEYLRHHISEGLRIPLDKLPADGSLKGYDLHALGAELEYDLRQDFKFQLYPHEVQAHPSIPELSKYLLVEMDRLQDPQRFAENKPLSAYPLKPYRAQVSGVQRTNTAKKNPPMVFVHSSPRAGSTLFRVMLAGHPRLFCPPEVNLLFFEGMREWRENIGFGSEMEWTTGGLQWALMELEKLDSPAGAALVDRLVADDVSAQDVYRRLQEKSAPRLLVDKTPTYAMDVETLERAERMFEGNKYIYLYRHPLPVMESILRMRFDRLFAAGLFGDADVDPYVVAETVWALSNRNLLNFFDGIGRERCHWVRYEDLVADPTKVMTGVAQFLGLEFDERMVQPYDGKKDRMMGGLGDPNILQHQGIEKKMGESWKRIKWPRAFDASTHAVIERLGYSVEGATPAPAPVAAQVVTPAAKQKVTAAEAEKLLENMDQLSDEQVAELLAVLEDAGGGDGGGSSSEDAA, encoded by the coding sequence ATGTCCGCTGACACGAACATCGACGCGCAGGCCATCGCCATCGTCGGCATGGCCGGACGTTTCCCCGGCGCCCCCGACCTGGCCTCCTTCTGGAAGAACCTGCGCGACGGCGTGGAGTCCATCCAGCCCGTGCCCGACGCGGAGCTGGAGAAGCTGGGCGTGGACCCCGTCCTGCGCAAGGACCCGCGCCACGTGAAGGCCAGCGCCGCGCTCGCCGGCATGGAGCTGTTCGACGCGGGCTTCTTCGGCTTCACGCCCCGCGAGGCGGAGCTGATGGACCCGCAGCACCGCGTCTTCCTGGAGTGCGCGTGGGAGGCGCTGGAGAAGGCGGGCCACACGCCGGAGGGCTTCGACGGCTCCATTGGCGTGTTCGCGGGCGCGGCCACCAACACGTACCTGGTGTTCCACCTGGTCCCCAACTTCGACCAGTTGAGCGGCATGGACCAGGTGCAGATTGACGTGAACAACGGCGGCGACTTCCTGGCCACCCGCGTCGCGTACAAGCTCAACCTGCGCGGGCCCAGCTACTCCATCACCAGCGCGTGCTCCACGTCGCTCGTGGCCACGCACGCGGCCTGCCAGAGCCTCTTGAATGAGGAGTGCGACCTGGCGCTCGCGGGCGGCGTGTCCGTGCACGTGAAGCACCCGGAGGGCTACCCCTTCGTGCCCGGCGGCATCGTGTCTCCGGACGGCCACTGCCGCGCGTTCGACGCGAAGGCGGAGGGCACGGTGTTCGGCAGCGGCGTGGGCGTGGTGGTGCTCAAGCGGCTGGCGGACGCCATCCAGGACGGCGACCACATCCACGCCATCATCAAGGGCAGCGCCATCAACAACGACGGCGCGCTGAAGGTGGGCTTCACCGCCCCCAGCGTGGAGGGCCAGGCCACCGTCATCACCGAGGCCCTGGGCGCCGCGGGCGTGGCTCCGGAGACCATCGGCTACCTGGAGACGCACGGCACCGGCACGAAGATGGGGGACCCCATCGAGGTGCGCGCCCTCAACAAGGCCTTCAAGTTCCGCTCCGCCGCGGCCAAGGCGGCCCCGCCGAAGATTCCGGTGGGCTCGCTCAAGAGCAACATCGGCCACCTGGCCAACGCGGCCGGCGTCTCCAGCCTCATCAAGGCGGTGATGACGCTGGAGAACCGCCAGATTCCGCCCAGCCTCCACGTGTCGGAGGTGAACCCGGAGATTCCGTTCGCGGGCGGCCCGTTCTTCGTCAACACGAAGCTCACCGACTGGCAGGCGAACCCCAAGCACCCGCGCCGCGCGGGCGTGAGCTCCTTCGGCGTGGGCGGCACCAACGCGCACGTCGTGCTGGAGGAGGCCCCGGCCCTGCCGCCGTCCGGCGCGTCCCGGCCCGCGCAGCTGCTGGTGCTGTCCGCGAAGAGCGACGCGGCGCTGGACGCGGCGACGAAGAACCTGGCCGCGCACTTGAAGGCGCACCCCGCGCAGGCGCTGGCGGACGTGGCCTTCACGCTCCAGACGGGCCGTCAGGCCATGGCGAAGCGGCGCGTGCTGGTGTGCCGCGACCGCGACGACGCGATGGCCGCGCTGGACGTGGAGGGCAGCCCCCGCCTGTGGACGCAGACGCCGGACGTGCACGAGCGGCCGGTGGCCTTCCTGTTCCCCGGCCAGGGCTCGCAGTACGTGGGCATGGCGCGCGACCTGTACGCGTCCGAGCCCACGTTCAAGCGGCACCTGGACGCGTGCGCGGACAAGCTGACGCCGCACCTGGGCGTGGACCTGCGCACGGTCCTCTTCCCGGAGGCGTCCAAGGCGGAAGCGGCGACGCAGGCGCTGACGCGCACGGAGCTGACGCAGCCCGCGCTCTTCGCCGTGGAGTACGCGCTGGCGAAGCTGTGGATGGCGTGGGGCGTGAAGCCCTCCGCGATGCTGGGGCACAGCATCGGTGAGTACGTGGCCGCGTGCCTCGCGGGCGTGTTCACCCTGGACGACGCGCTGGCGCTGGTGGCCGCGCGCGGCAAGCTGATGCAGTCCCTGCCCGCGGGCTCCATGCTGTCCGCGAAGCTGGAAGAGTCCGCGCTCAAGCCGCTGCTCCCCTCAAGCGTCAGCGTGGCGGCGGTGAACGCGCCGGGTTTCACCGTCGTGGCCGGCCCCACCGACGCGGTGGACGCGCTCCAGGCGAAGCTGGAGGGACTGGGCGTGGAGGTGTCGCGGCTGCACACGTCGCACGCGTTCCACTCCGCGATGATGGACCCCATCCTCGCGCCCTTCACCGCGCGCGTGCGGCAGGTGAAGCTCAGCGCCCCCACCCTGCCCTTCCTGTCCAACGTGACGGGCACCTGGATTGAAGCGGCGCAGGCGACCGACCCGGACTACTGGGCCACGCACCTGCGCCAGGCCGTGCGCTTCTCCGCGGGCCTCCAGGAGCTGTCGCGCAAGTGGCCGCAGGCGGCCCTGCTGGAAGTGGGCCCGGGCACGGTGCTCACCACGCTCTCGAAGCAGCAGCCGGGCGCGGAGGGCCGCGTGCTCGTGTCCTCCACGCGGCACCCGCGCGAGCAGACGCCGGACCTCCAGGTGCTGCTGGGCGCGCTGGGCCGGCTGTGGCTGGGCGGCGTGACGGTGGACTGGAAGGGCTTCGCGGCGAACGAGCAGCGCCGCCGCGTGCCGCTGCCCACCTACCCCTTCCAGCGCGAGCGCTACTGGATCGACGCGAAGCCGCTGGGCGCAGGTGCCCGCGCGGACGCGCCCGCGTCGCTGGCGAAGCGCGCGGACGTGGCGGACTGGTTCTACGCGCCGTCGTGGAAGCTGTCCCCGCTGCCCAAGGCGAAGGACGTGGCGGGCGCGGGCTGGCTCGTGCTCGCGGACGACACCGGCGTGGCGGAGGCCCTGGCGCCGAAGCTGGGCGGGGACGTCTTCCGCGTCGTCCCCGGCGCGCGCTTCGAGCAGCGCCCGGACGGCACGTTCACGGTGGACCCGGCGCGCCGCGAGGACTTCTGCGGGGTGCTGGAGGCGCTGAAGAAGCAGGGCCGCGCGTTCTCGAACGTCGTGCACCTGTGGAGCCTGTCGCGCGAGCCCGCGCTGACGGAGAAGGCGCTGGACCTGGGCTTCCACAGCCAGCTGTTCCTCGCCCGCGCCCTGAGCGAGACGGGCCACCTGGAGCCCCTCACCTGGTCCGTGGTGGCGAGCCGCTCCGCCCGCGTGGAGCAGGCGGATTCCCAGCTGCCGGAGCAGGCCCTGCTGGTGGGCCCCACGCGCGTGCTGCCGCAGGAGTACCCGAACCTCGCCTGCCGCTTCGTGGACGTGGTGCCCGGCGACGCGGGCGCGGTGGCGGACCGGCTGGCGGCGGAGCTGCGTGCGGAGGCGCGTGACGCGGTGGTGGCCCTGCGTGGCCGTCAGCGCTGGGTCCAGACCTTCGAGCCCGTGCGCCTGGAGGCGGCCGGCGCGCAGGTGCTGCGCGACGGCGGCGCGTACCTCATCACCGACGGCCTCACCGGCATCGGCCACGCGCTGGCGTCCGAGCTGGCCACGGCGCACCGCGCGAAGCTGACCCTGGTGGAGACGGCGGACTTCCCCAGCCGCGGCCAGTGGACGGCGTGGGTGGAGAAGCACGGCGTGCAGGACGCGGTGTCCCGCCGCATCCAGCGCGCGCTGGCCCTGGAGCGCACCGGCGTGGAGATGCTGGTGCTGCCCGCGGCCCTCACGGACGTGGAGTCCATGCGCGGCGTGGTGGACACGGCGGTGGCGCGCTTCGGCCGCATCGACGGCGTCATCCACGCGGCGGGCGGCATGCAGGGCGCCACCCTGGGCACCATCGCGGAGACGGGCCCGGAGGAGTGCGCCTGGCACTTCCGCCCGCAGGTGCACGGCGTGCGCGTGCTGGCAGAGGTCCTCCCCAAGGAGGGCCCCGCGTTCTGCCTCCTCGTGTCGTCGCTGTCGTCCGTGCTGGGTGGCCTGGGCCAGGTGGCGCAGGCCTCCGCCAGCGCCTTCATGGACGCCTTCGCGGAGGCGCGCACGGAAGGGTTCGCCTACCCGTGGCTGAGCGTGGACTGGGACGCGTGGCAGTTCGCGGACGCGCAGGCCATGGCGGAGCTATCCCCCACGCTGGCCCAGTTCGCCATCCAGCCCGCGGAAGGCCTGGAGGCGCTGCGCCGCGCGCTGTCTCACGGTGAGGGCCAGCTGGCCGTCTCCACGGGCAGCCTGGCCGCGCGTCAGCGCCAGGGCCCGCGCGCCACGAAGGCGGAGAAGGGCAAGAAGGACGCGGCGAAGGGCAACAAGCACGCGCGGCCTTCCATCCTCACGCCCTACGCCGCGCCTCGCACGGAGCTGGAGAAGACCGTCGCGGGCATCTGGGAGCAGGTGCTGGGCATCGACGGCATCGGCATCAACGACAACTTCTTCGAGTTGGGGGGCCACTCGCTGCTGGCCACGCAGCTGCGCAACCACATCCACGCGGTGCTGAAGGTGGACCTGTCGCTGCGCGGCCTCTTCGAGACGCCCACCGTGGCCGGCGTCGCCGGGCGCGTGGAGCAGGAGCTGGGCAAGCGCGCGGCCTCCACGGAGAAGCCCATCGCGGAGCGCCTGCGCACCGCGTTCCCCACCGAGCGCCCCGCTCTGCTCACCGAGTACCTGCGCCACCACATCTCGGAAGGCCTGCGCATCCCGTTGGACAAGCTGCCCGCCGACGGCAGCCTCAAGGGCTACGACCTGCACGCGCTGGGCGCGGAGCTGGAGTACGACCTGCGGCAGGACTTCAAGTTCCAGCTCTACCCGCACGAGGTGCAGGCGCACCCGTCCATCCCGGAGCTGTCGAAGTACCTGCTCGTGGAGATGGACCGCCTGCAGGATCCGCAGCGCTTCGCGGAGAACAAGCCGCTGTCCGCGTACCCGCTGAAGCCCTACCGCGCCCAGGTGTCCGGCGTGCAGCGCACCAACACGGCGAAGAAGAACCCGCCCATGGTGTTCGTGCACTCCAGCCCGCGCGCGGGCTCCACGCTGTTCCGCGTGATGCTCGCGGGACACCCCCGGCTGTTCTGCCCGCCGGAAGTGAACCTGCTCTTCTTCGAGGGCATGCGCGAGTGGCGCGAGAACATCGGCTTCGGCTCCGAGATGGAGTGGACCACGGGCGGCCTGCAGTGGGCGCTCATGGAGCTGGAGAAGCTGGACTCGCCCGCCGGTGCCGCGCTGGTGGACCGGCTGGTCGCGGACGACGTGTCCGCGCAGGACGTCTACCGCCGCCTCCAGGAGAAGTCCGCGCCCCGGCTGCTCGTGGACAAGACGCCCACGTACGCCATGGACGTGGAGACGCTGGAGCGCGCGGAGCGGATGTTCGAGGGCAACAAGTACATCTACCTCTACCGCCACCCGCTCCCGGTGATGGAGTCCATCCTCCGGATGCGCTTCGACCGCCTCTTCGCCGCCGGCCTCTTCGGCGACGCGGACGTGGACCCCTACGTGGTGGCGGAGACGGTGTGGGCGCTGTCCAACCGGAACCTGCTCAACTTCTTCGACGGCATCGGCCGTGAGCGCTGCCACTGGGTCCGCTACGAGGACCTGGTCGCGGACCCGACGAAGGTGATGACCGGCGTGGCCCAGTTCCTGGGGCTCGAGTTCGACGAGCGCATGGTCCAGCCGTACGACGGCAAGAAGGACCGCATGATGGGTGGCCTGGGCGACCCCAACATCCTCCAGCACCAGGGCATCGAGAAGAAGATGGGCGAGTCCTGGAAGCGCATCAAGTGGCCCCGCGCGTTCGACGCCTCCACGCACGCCGTGATTGAACGGCTGGGCTATTCCGTGGAGGGCGCCACGCCCGCGCCGGCCCCGGTGGCCGCGCAGGTGGTGACTCCCGCCGCGAAGCAGAAGGTGACCGCGGCGGAGGCGGAGAAGCTGCTGGAGAACATGGACCAGCTCTCCGACGAGCAGGTGGCGGAGCTGCTCGCGGTGCTGGAAGACGCGGGCGGCGGTGACGGTGGTGGCAGCAGCAGCGAGGACGCGGCCTGA
- a CDS encoding amino acid adenylation domain-containing protein: MTPEEKRARLAQLLKDKSRPAAKQAPLSFAQERMWFLDKWSPGSAAFHMPTAVRLTGTVDTDALGRALSLLVERHDTLRTTFQEREGGAVQVIASTGEVPLEVMDLQGLPVSERDAEAQRRVVALAQQPFSLEQGPLLRAVLMLLGNGEQVLLVDQHHIVSDGWSMGVLVHELAMLYRACLEGQPSPLKPLPLQYADWAVWQKDWLQGAELERQLTYWKNRLNPHALLELPQDKPRPALMSSKGERQVMHLSPALTQALKALGQREGRTLFVTLLSAFNVLLSRYTGQDDIVVGTPIAGRPRAEVEGLIGLFVNMLALRSDLSGKPTFKELLRRVHESTLDAYAHQDIPFERLVDALKPERHLSHSPIFQVMFVLQNAPMPALEAPGLLMEAKPVDTGTTKYDLSLLLVDLPQGLRVTAEYSTDLFERSTAERLLGHYLTLLEGIVAQPDLPISRLPLLPSAEQQRVMKDWNDTAVTHPKEATLTSLIAAQVERTPDAVALEFEGSRLTYRELDARANQLAHALRKHGVGPEVRVGLCVERSLEMVVGLLGTLKAGGAYVPLDPGYPQERLGWMLEDARPPVLLVQERLLSRLPASDAKVVKLDTGWEEIAREPTTAPTPTATPDSLAYIIFTSGSTGRPKGAMNAHGPVVNRLLWMQSAYRLTPDDVVLQKTPFSFDVSVWEFFWPLMTGAKLVVAKPGGHQDPGYLKALIASASVTTLHFVPSMLQAFLDEPGVAECTSLKRVVCSGEALPLELKELCLRTLPGAGLHNLYGPTEAAVDVTFHACKANDGRRSVPIGRPVDNTQIRILDAELQPVPQGAAGELYIGGVQVGRGYLARPSLTAERFIPDPYATVPGARMYRTGDVARWLPDGEIEYLGRADFQVKIRGLRIELGEIESSLEKHPTVRQAVVLAREDRPGQKRLVAYVTGKDAKPEAAALRTFLLERLPEYMVPSNVVVLERMPLSPNGKADRKALPAPEAGGTDPARPFAAPGTAIEQQIAQAWKDLLHVERVGLDDPFFELGGNSLLALQLHRRLTAELGVTLALTDLFQYPTVRALAARLSRREDTPSEDAAQAGRSRAEARRTVNRRAGASRGRVETDGDADE; this comes from the coding sequence ATGACGCCCGAAGAGAAGCGAGCACGGCTGGCGCAGCTCCTGAAGGACAAGTCGCGCCCCGCCGCGAAGCAGGCGCCCCTGTCCTTCGCGCAGGAGCGGATGTGGTTCCTGGACAAGTGGAGCCCCGGCAGCGCGGCGTTCCACATGCCCACCGCGGTGCGCCTGACGGGCACCGTGGACACGGACGCGCTCGGCCGCGCCCTGTCCCTGCTGGTGGAGCGGCACGACACGCTGCGCACCACCTTCCAGGAGCGCGAGGGCGGCGCCGTGCAGGTCATCGCCTCCACGGGCGAGGTGCCGCTGGAGGTGATGGACCTCCAGGGCCTGCCGGTGTCCGAGCGCGACGCGGAGGCGCAGCGGCGCGTGGTGGCGCTCGCGCAGCAGCCCTTCAGCCTGGAGCAGGGGCCGCTGTTGCGCGCGGTGCTGATGCTCCTGGGCAACGGCGAGCAGGTGCTGCTGGTGGATCAGCACCACATCGTCTCCGACGGCTGGTCCATGGGCGTGCTCGTGCACGAGCTGGCCATGCTGTACCGCGCGTGCCTGGAGGGGCAGCCCTCGCCGCTCAAGCCGCTGCCCTTGCAGTACGCGGACTGGGCGGTGTGGCAGAAGGACTGGCTCCAGGGCGCGGAGCTGGAGCGCCAGCTCACCTACTGGAAGAACCGCCTCAACCCGCACGCGCTGCTGGAGCTGCCCCAGGACAAGCCGCGTCCGGCGCTGATGAGCTCCAAGGGTGAACGGCAGGTGATGCACCTGTCCCCCGCCCTCACCCAGGCCCTCAAGGCGCTGGGGCAGCGCGAGGGACGCACGCTGTTCGTGACGCTGCTGTCCGCGTTCAACGTGCTGCTGTCGCGCTACACCGGGCAGGACGACATCGTGGTGGGCACGCCCATCGCGGGCCGTCCGCGCGCGGAGGTGGAAGGGCTCATCGGCCTGTTCGTGAACATGCTGGCGCTGCGCTCGGACCTGTCCGGCAAGCCCACGTTCAAGGAGCTGCTGCGCCGCGTGCACGAGTCCACGCTGGACGCGTACGCGCACCAGGACATCCCCTTCGAGCGGCTGGTGGACGCGCTCAAGCCGGAGCGGCACCTCAGCCACTCGCCCATCTTCCAGGTGATGTTCGTCCTGCAGAACGCGCCCATGCCGGCCCTGGAGGCCCCGGGCCTGCTGATGGAGGCGAAGCCGGTGGACACCGGCACGACGAAGTACGACCTGTCCCTCCTGCTGGTGGACCTGCCGCAGGGCCTGCGCGTCACCGCCGAGTACAGCACCGACCTCTTCGAGCGCTCCACGGCGGAGCGCCTGCTGGGCCACTACCTGACGCTACTGGAAGGCATCGTCGCGCAGCCGGACCTGCCCATCTCCCGCCTGCCGCTGCTTCCTTCCGCCGAGCAGCAGCGCGTGATGAAGGACTGGAACGACACCGCCGTCACGCACCCGAAGGAAGCGACGCTCACGTCGCTCATCGCCGCGCAGGTGGAGCGCACGCCGGACGCCGTCGCCCTGGAGTTCGAGGGCAGCCGCCTCACCTACCGGGAGCTGGACGCCCGCGCGAACCAGCTCGCGCACGCGCTGCGCAAACATGGCGTGGGGCCGGAAGTCCGCGTGGGCCTGTGCGTGGAGCGGTCGCTGGAGATGGTGGTGGGCCTGCTGGGCACGCTGAAGGCGGGCGGCGCGTACGTGCCGCTGGACCCGGGCTACCCGCAGGAGCGCCTGGGCTGGATGCTGGAGGACGCGCGTCCGCCGGTGCTGCTGGTGCAGGAGCGGCTGCTGTCGCGGCTGCCGGCGTCGGACGCGAAGGTGGTGAAGCTGGACACGGGCTGGGAGGAGATTGCCCGCGAGCCCACCACCGCACCCACGCCCACCGCGACGCCGGACTCGCTGGCGTACATCATCTTCACCTCCGGCAGCACCGGCCGCCCCAAGGGCGCGATGAACGCCCACGGCCCGGTGGTGAACCGCCTGCTGTGGATGCAGTCCGCCTACCGGCTCACGCCGGACGACGTGGTGCTCCAGAAGACGCCGTTCAGCTTCGACGTGTCCGTCTGGGAGTTCTTCTGGCCGCTGATGACGGGCGCGAAGCTGGTGGTCGCGAAGCCCGGCGGGCACCAGGACCCGGGCTACCTCAAGGCGCTGATTGCCTCCGCGTCCGTCACCACGCTGCACTTCGTGCCCTCCATGCTCCAGGCCTTCCTGGACGAGCCGGGCGTGGCGGAGTGCACGTCGCTGAAGCGCGTGGTGTGCAGCGGCGAAGCGCTGCCCCTGGAGCTGAAGGAGCTGTGCCTGCGCACGCTGCCCGGTGCGGGGCTGCACAACCTCTACGGCCCCACCGAGGCCGCGGTGGACGTGACGTTCCACGCGTGCAAGGCGAACGACGGCCGCCGCTCCGTGCCCATTGGCCGGCCGGTGGACAACACGCAGATCCGCATCCTGGACGCGGAGCTCCAGCCGGTGCCGCAGGGCGCGGCGGGCGAGCTGTACATCGGCGGCGTGCAGGTGGGGCGCGGCTACCTCGCGCGGCCCTCGCTCACGGCGGAGCGCTTCATCCCCGACCCCTACGCGACGGTGCCGGGCGCGCGCATGTACCGCACGGGCGACGTGGCGCGGTGGCTGCCGGACGGCGAAATCGAGTACCTGGGCCGCGCGGACTTCCAGGTGAAGATCCGCGGCCTGCGCATCGAGCTGGGCGAGATTGAGTCGTCGCTGGAGAAGCACCCCACGGTGCGCCAGGCGGTGGTGCTCGCGCGCGAGGACCGGCCGGGCCAGAAGCGGCTGGTGGCCTACGTCACCGGCAAGGACGCGAAGCCGGAGGCCGCGGCGCTGCGCACCTTCCTGCTGGAGCGGCTGCCCGAGTACATGGTCCCGTCCAACGTCGTGGTGCTGGAGCGCATGCCGCTCAGCCCCAACGGCAAGGCGGACCGCAAGGCGCTGCCCGCGCCGGAAGCCGGTGGGACGGACCCCGCGCGCCCCTTCGCGGCGCCAGGGACGGCCATCGAGCAGCAGATCGCCCAGGCGTGGAAGGACCTGCTCCACGTGGAGCGGGTGGGCCTGGACGACCCCTTCTTCGAGCTGGGTGGCAATTCGCTGCTCGCCCTCCAGCTCCACCGCCGACTGACGGCGGAGCTGGGCGTGACGCTGGCGCTGACGGACCTCTTCCAGTACCCCACCGTGCGGGCACTGGCGGCGCGGCTGTCGCGCCGGGAGGACACGCCCTCGGAGGACGCGGCGCAGGCGGGCCGCTCCCGTGCCGAGGCGCGACGCACGGTCAACCGCCGCGCGGGAGCCTCGCGCGGTCGGGTGGAAACGGATGGAGACGCGGATGAGTGA